The Neoarius graeffei isolate fNeoGra1 chromosome 1, fNeoGra1.pri, whole genome shotgun sequence region AACACACAGTAACTTCCATACTCCAGAGGCTTAACCCTCACAAAGCCCCAGGCCCAGATGGACTCAAGGGGAGGGTGTTAAAGGAATGTGCGGCCCAACTAGGTCCAATTATCACCAAAGTATTCCAGCTGTTCCTGGACTGCAACTTCTATCCTCAAGCTTGGAAGACAGTGACTATCATCCCTGTACTTAAAACTCCCCATGCTAAAACAAATAACGACTTCAGACCCATTGCTCTCACACCCATCCTCAGCAAATGCATGGAGCGTCTAATTCGCAATGATCTGACCCGTCAGGTAGCAGGATCACTGGATCCTATGCAATTTGCCTATCGTACCAACAGAGGGGTGGAGGACGCCACACTCGCCCTCCTATACAACATACATAGTCACCTGGATAAACCAAAAACTCATGCCCGCATTCTCTTCATGGATTTCTCCTCAGCTTTTAATACTGTGCAGCCACACCTCCTCTTACAGCGCCTTTGTGAACTGAAAGTCAGTAGTGGCCTAGTCCTTCTCATCAGGGATTTTCTGAGAAACCGGCCCCAGCGTGTGTGTATTAACAACTGCCTCTCTGACTCTCTAGTCCTCAACACCGGTGTTCCTCAAGGATGTGTATTATCACCCCTGCTCTTCTCCATATACACAAACAAGATACAATGCAACAGTGATGACCTCTCCCTCATCAGGTATGCAGATGACATGGCCCTAATTGCTTGCCTGCGGGACACAGACAGCTCCCCCTACCTGCAGTACATCAACACCCTGGCTGCATGGTTTGATAGCAGCTTCCTGGATCTCAACGTCACCAAGACCAAGGAGATGTGGCTGGGAAGCAGCAAGAAGGGAGGCAACAAAGATTCTGGGCACACCTTCAGGCCAATCAGCATGAAGGGTCAGGAAGTGCAGCAGGTCACTCATTTCAAATACCTTGGAACAATAATAGACAGTCAGTTACAATTTCAAGAACATGTGGACTATACATTCAAAAAAGGGAGACAGCCCCTGGCTCTTCTGAGGAAACTCAGGAACCTGAACACCAGTCAGCGGACAATGACCATGGTCTACAAATCACTGACAGAGAGTGTGCTGACATTTAACATCATGTCATGGTATGGGCACCTCTctgtcaaacaaaaaaacacactggCACAGATCGTCAACCAGGCTGGAAAAATTATTGGACACAAACAATTGCAACTTTCACATCTATACACACAGGCTCTAACAAAAAAAGCATGTCAAGTCTACCAGGACCCCACTCACCCTCTACACTGTGCTTTCCAGATGCTGCCATCAGGACGGAGACTTAAAGTCCCAATGACTAGGAAGAATGGTTACAAGCGGTCATTTATTCCATCAGCTGTGACCATTCTCAACAAAGAATTGCCTAAGCGATAGTGACATATTATAGTAAGTTAGGTTGTGCATCTTAAAAGTGTTTAGTATTAATATGGTGTTTTTACATCTTTTAATATCTTTTAACTTTTTAATATTTAACTGAGTGAAATGGACAGAGTAACTGTTCCTTAAGAAcactttttcttccccatttatttatttattgagtattaTGCTGACTGTGatgtgtgtttgtctctgtgtgtcttttatGCCACTACTAAAGAGAAATTTCCATTTCATGCAAGTTTAATGGACAATAAAGAAGtctaaggcggggtacaccctggacaagtcgccaggtcatcacagggctgacacatacagtagacacagacaaccattcacactcacattcacacctacggtcaatttagagtcaccagttaacctaacctgcatgtctttggactgtgggggaaaccggagcacccggaggaaacccacgcggacacggggagaacatgcaaactccgcacagaaaggccctcgccgcccatggggcttgaacccagatcttcttgctgtgaggcgacagcgctaaccactacaccaccgtgccgccccacagtagaagctgaaaagctaaaataaaaagagtttatgagaactcagttctggcatcccgggtttcagcaccactgtagaaatcgtttaaggtgggtggagcacagaagcacggcaggccagaactgagttctcataaactctttattttagcttttcagcttctactttATACTCTCCCAATCACAAGcactctggttggggagagagctcccttcctcttacagggcgcggtcactgggggagacacaccaacacaggttaattcccatcaggtgcagtgattctgccaattaccttccctgactccgccctccattcacagaccgacgcttgaccacgcccccgctgccacagattgATATACATTTTTTATAGTGATAGTTCAATGTGTGTATGTACTGCATGTAAATATGGACAAATGAAACATAATGTGGAAGGTAAACAGGAAGCGATACAGAAGAGAAAATAATGTGGAAGAATTAAAGATACTAATGagcaaaaaacatttttttaaattgccagAGGCGATCAACGATGACATGAACaatgaaatgtcttggaatgtgAACAACATTGTTTTCTTAAAAATGTAACTGATAAAAAAGCCATAATCTGTGATAGAAAATGCCCTTTAATATGTCTGAAAATAAAACTAATCCCCACTGCCTGTGGTTCAATTCAAATAAACACTGCGAGACGAATTAaagcaaaagttttttttttttcaaaccggATATACAGTGAAAAGCTTCATTCCTTCTGTTTAAATGCATAAACAGTGCATTTTGtttaatattaatcaaaataattggtTATAACTGGAGAGAGGATTTAAACATCATAGCTGAGATTAGGACAGGTTTTTAAACTCGCTCGTCAATTAGTTTCATGTTGTTCTTCACCCACTCGTCTTCAGGATGTGCACACGTCTTTTTGCCGTTGTTTAGAGTAAAGctgcagaggagagagaagatttaCATCAGTGTTAAACTGCAATAAAATCAGAAAATCAAACACTCTCACACGTCCCAAACCTCCAACATCATTTAAAATGATAATCTATTAAAGTTAATATTATATTATACACAACCATAAAGCAATGACTGACATGGAAATAAACTTTTTAATATTAACTGAAATTAATAAAATATAAATGAGGGGCTGAAAGCTTACATGATTCCAGGGTCTGTACACTTTATGTGTGTTTCTTTATACGCTGTAATGATATTTGCAGGGATTCTTTTCTTGAAGTAACTGAAACAGCATTGACCTGGTTCATACGCACCTGTGTGAAAACATTTATACATTTAGTTCTGTGATTAAAGGCTCAAAAAACACCATCAAATGGTTTTACGTATATCGACTAAAAGATTCTGCTTGTAGTGTTTATTAAATTGTCCCACAGCGCTGTGgagttctggattgtgattggtcagaaggtgttgattagttttctataacagcagctctgacagtagtgcagctgccaatcacaggtttatattaatgccctcgttctaatacgttatcgtttctatggtaacagctggTGAGTGaacgactgtttatcgctgctctAATGTCAATGAGAACAGTTGCTCAGTGGTTTAAATGTTGGACGACCGATCAGAGGCTCGTGATTTCAGATCTCACCACCACCAAGCTGCTACTGCTGGGCCCCTGAGCAAGGCCCTTACTCCTCTTATGATGTAATGTTCGAACAGTTTGTAAACTGGTTTGGTTtcagaggaatgaaacacttgggGATGCactattacaggaaaataatcaacttcagggtgggaacaggagctctgcttcatcacaccaccctgtcactcAGTAATTTACTGTAACAGTGTGACAAACACACAGTGGTTTATTAACGCTGGTTATTTTCAGCAGCCTGGTCGTCTTTTCAGGAAATTCAGTACCATTATAAAGCAGGGGAGTGGTAGCGAGTAACAACACCAGTCTAGTTTATTTTAAAGAAGTCAAAGTACACAAGGACCTCAATtaatgaaaatattttaaacagataataataataataataataatatttaaatcaatataattaaataaatattataaaaatGATTAACTTTATCTTACCCCCGGCCGATGTGAAGGACTGAAGGCAGACAAGAACCAGCAGAACCAGCAGGAGAGAACGAGAGAACATGACTGCtgctgatggtgatgatgaagatCACGATGCAAACAGAATGGTATTAATGCAGATATCACCAGAATCTTGAGTTTATATAAGCTGGTAAGAGGGTGAGGGTGTGGTTTGGGTGTTTGATGGTGATGAAAAAGTTCCACTTTGACGAAGAGAAAAAGAAACGCCCCTCTTCTACAGAACAGCCTGCTGTGGTTTTCAGCTCTGATAAGAAAGATCTGAGCAGCATTTAATACTTTAACACCAAAATCATCTCACTGCATTAAACtcttgaaataaaaataaaataaagacgaATAAGTGCAGTTTTGTTGGAGTTAAACTATAACACTGTAGAGTCAGAGCTTCTGATAACCAACACACCACTTCACACACAATACACAGAGAtaataaatcattattattaAACACTTCAATATTTCCCTGACTGTGTTTGTAATGAAAGTGTGAAACAATATTCCTTTTCTGCAAAATCACACAGATTTCACACGAGTATCGTTTTTTCTCCATGTGATTATGAGACAGTAAACCAGATGAAGGTTCATTTCAATACGATACACCATGAAACTGCACACGTGAATTCAAGCAAATGCATCTGACAGCATGTGAATAATTAGTGAAATGTTATAAAAACAAAAAgttaaatgaaaaaatacatgtGAAACTCCATTAATTGTGTCAAAATtacatgtgaaaaataaatgaaccatatcatgaaatttaatgtcattattaTTTAATGTCAAATTTAATAACATTAAATGTCGCTATACTTATATAAAaggcatgtgttgtcttttaataaataaaaagggttgctggtttcaAATTGCTGTGGCTGTTTGTGCTGTTTACACTGCTGACTCATGACTGTGCTACAAAGTACAACTCTAATCACATCAAGTTTGGTGAAGATCCTCCAGTTTTGGGCCTCAGCAGCAACAATGATGAGTCTGAGTTCAGGAAGGAGGTGGAGCAGTTCGCAAAATAGTGTAGAGACAACaatctacactatatggccaaaagtttgtagacACCTGTCCATCACACGCATATGTACTTCCTGAATGTCTCATTCCAGATTcattccccctttgctgttataattagctccactcttctgggaagactgtCCActcgattttggggcgtggctgtggggatttgtgttaatTGACCTACAAGAGCATTCgtgaggtcagacactgatgttgggatGTCAAAgaggctccagttccagttcatcccaaaggtgttcagtggggttgagatcagggctctgtgcaggacactcgagttcgtcCACTCCAACCATAACACACCAGgttttcatggagctcgctttgtacaCAGGGGGTTCAAGTTTCAAATTTCAAGTTTATGATCAGATGCTTGATATTAAAGcaggactgcctttcagatttttcaagtgtaagtcataaaaacaattttccctgacacccagttatttttgttgagtggaacggaagctactgaattcaattcacagacttccaattttattacctttttttaaaaagaacaattcatgaattttgggccacatggccctatttTATTTAGCACATCATTTCACACAAAATTATTTTCGCAGAAGTCATTTAGCACAAATTCAAAGTTATTTAACACAAATCTAAAGTAATTTAGCAAAAATCTAAAATCCTATCTAAAACACTGATATAGATAGCAAAGATTTTCACTTTTGCAATCCTATTGTTCTTTTTAATGGAGCatattcaagaaaaaaaaaagtgttgttgtgtCTATTTTAATGACCCATCATTGACACATAAACCATGGCAAATTTCACCTTCACTGAGCaattctgtgctacgcacttcctggttcccgagttgtttgcgacgagtcttttttccTTGAGTGTTGGCCTTAattactaattaaaaaaaaaatttctacaaataattttccagtattctcttcatttttattggactgtcactttcctttttgtattttccactttcgctttcctttttctgttttttttctctctctttttttggaagaacgctgagaacagaagctttctttttcccccctcttgcgtaaagaccacaagcggaggccatccacattggatctgctttaatcaacagatcttcgattagggTAAATGAATCCTTTCa contains the following coding sequences:
- the LOC132882907 gene encoding C-C motif chemokine 4 homolog — encoded protein: MFSRSLLLVLLVLVCLQSFTSAGGAYEPGQCCFSYFKKRIPANIITAYKETHIKCTDPGIIFTLNNGKKTCAHPEDEWVKNNMKLIDERV